The genome window AAGAAAGAGCCTAAAATTCCTTCCTCCGCGATCAGTTTGGCGTTGCTTCGGCAGGGTAAAACGCCGTCAGAAATTGCCACGGAGCGGAATATGGCACTCAGTACCATCGAAAACCACCTGGCTCATGCCGTTAGCTCGGGCGAATTAGCCATTGAAGAGGCACTGCCTGCCGAAAAAATAACGCTAATTCGTACCTACTTGGACGAATACCAGCCGACCTCCATGACTGCCGTCAAAATGGCCCTTGGCGAAGACGTTTCTTACGGAGATATTCGCCTGGTTTTCAATGCTATTCGTACGGATTCTGATCAATAAAAGTCTTATCCCAGAAATACAAAAGCCGGACAAGTTGTCCGGCTTTTGCTTTATCTAAAATGCGCTCTGTTAAATTACAGTTGTGCAACTAACTTCTGCTCCAATACCGTTTTTGGTACAGCACCGATTACTTTGTCAACCAGCTGGCCATTTTTGAAAACCATCAGGGTTGGAATGCTACGGATACCAAATTGCGCGGGCACTTGGGCATTCATATCCACATCCATTTTCGCAACAACGGCCCGGCCTTCGTATTCACCTGCCAACTGCTCAACAACTGGCCCAATCATTTTACAAGGTCCGCACCACTCTGCCCAAAAATCCACCAATACTGGTTTATCAGAATTTATAATTTCTGCAAAGTTAGCGTCGGTTATTTCAATCGCTTTTCCCATGTTCGTAAAAAAAATGTTCGGTATATAACTCAATTCATTATACCGGTACAATGCTTTCAAACCCGAAAAAGTTTCACTTTTTTATTCTTATTAGGAAGTGGTTTTATTAAGTATATTTTCTATTTCCTTCTTAAGTAAGGGTAAATGCCTAATTAATATCGACCAGATTACTGTGTCATTAACCGCGTCATAGGCATGTATAATCCGATTTCGGGTATCTACAATCCGGCGCGCATGGGCAATTGGTAAATCAGCCTGAACTTTCAAGGCTCTATTTATTGCTTCACCGATAATCTCAAGTTCCCGTTCTACAGCACGTCGCAGCATTTTATTGTTTTGATAAACAGAAAATGAATGTTGACCCGCTAGATATTCTTCTATTGATTGGACAGCTATCAGTACGTCTAATAGATATTTTTTCAATTCTTCACTCATTCAAGAATTGGCGTTTTTGTCCGATTGACCGATTGGATAAAGTAGGGGTTCTGTAAGGTACTTTCCTCAACCAGTTCAACGGGTTTCCCTAACAAGGTTTCTAGCTCTTCAGCCAAATTAAAGTAGTTGTCTGCATATTCTTCTAAAGGAATACGACTCCGATCAAAACTAAGCAGAAAATCTACATCACTATCCTCAGAAAAATGCTCGGTACAAACGGAACCAAATGCATATAGCCTGCTCACTTTGTGCCGTTGAGCTAT of Tellurirhabdus bombi contains these proteins:
- the trxA gene encoding thioredoxin → MGKAIEITDANFAEIINSDKPVLVDFWAEWCGPCKMIGPVVEQLAGEYEGRAVVAKMDVDMNAQVPAQFGIRSIPTLMVFKNGQLVDKVIGAVPKTVLEQKLVAQL
- a CDS encoding HepT-like ribonuclease domain-containing protein, with protein sequence MSEELKKYLLDVLIAVQSIEEYLAGQHSFSVYQNNKMLRRAVERELEIIGEAINRALKVQADLPIAHARRIVDTRNRIIHAYDAVNDTVIWSILIRHLPLLKKEIENILNKTTS
- a CDS encoding nucleotidyltransferase family protein, encoding MLNTLLQENIDTIRTIAQRHKVSRLYAFGSVCTEHFSEDSDVDFLLSFDRSRIPLEEYADNYFNLAEELETLLGKPVELVEESTLQNPYFIQSVNRTKTPILE